A window of the Gemmatirosa kalamazoonensis genome harbors these coding sequences:
- a CDS encoding FAD-dependent oxidoreductase: MKPTDVTRPEYYHRVVDCQWACPAHTDVPKYLRLIGQGRYTEAYLVNRESNVFPGILGRTCDRPCEPACRRGRVDGKPVAICRLKRVAADLRDDVRDFLPTAPDVKNGKRVALVGAGPASLTVANDLVPLGYQCTIFEQHDRAGGLMRINIPSFRLPAEVLDEETQSIIDMGVEVRYGTPVTSLTALLDEGWDAVFVGSGAPKGKELELPGRHDAPANVHIGIEWLANVHFGHVDRIGERVLIIGVGNTAMDCCRTARRLGGKDISVIARRSRQYFKASPWELEDAEEEGVHIVENHSPKRFVIDGGRLVGLEFEAPNGTVVLPCDDVILAIGQENAFPWIERDAGVAFADGMPVVDKVTFQSTRPGVFFGGDAAWGPQNIIWAVAHGHQAAISIHNHCRGVSVDERPPEGMTLVSAKVGMHAWAYSNDYNAATRQKMTHADLEERFSRLSMEVELGFTPEQAATEVERCLNCDIETHFTSSTCIECDACVDVCPVSCLSIVPNAEDPATLLASLVAPPVNPTQPLYVSDALPQTARVMVKDEDVCVHCGLCAERCPTAAWDMRTFELQLPYAGRPATDHRALPMYAAPRTLQVAR, translated from the coding sequence GTGAAGCCCACCGACGTAACGCGCCCCGAGTACTACCACCGCGTGGTGGACTGTCAGTGGGCGTGCCCCGCCCACACGGACGTGCCGAAGTACCTGCGGCTCATCGGCCAGGGGCGGTACACCGAGGCGTACCTCGTCAACCGCGAGTCGAACGTCTTCCCGGGCATCCTGGGGCGCACCTGCGACCGGCCGTGCGAGCCGGCGTGCCGGCGCGGGCGGGTGGACGGCAAGCCGGTCGCGATCTGCCGCCTGAAGCGCGTCGCGGCCGACCTGCGCGACGACGTGCGCGACTTCCTGCCGACGGCGCCCGACGTGAAGAACGGCAAGCGCGTCGCGCTCGTCGGCGCGGGCCCGGCGTCGCTCACGGTCGCGAACGACCTCGTGCCGCTCGGCTACCAGTGCACGATCTTCGAGCAGCACGACCGCGCGGGTGGACTCATGCGGATCAACATCCCGTCGTTCCGCCTCCCCGCCGAGGTGCTCGACGAGGAGACGCAGTCGATCATCGACATGGGCGTCGAGGTGCGCTACGGGACGCCGGTCACGAGCCTCACGGCGCTGCTCGACGAGGGCTGGGACGCGGTGTTCGTCGGCTCCGGCGCGCCGAAGGGGAAGGAGCTCGAGCTGCCCGGCCGCCACGACGCGCCGGCGAACGTCCACATCGGCATCGAGTGGCTCGCGAACGTGCACTTCGGGCACGTCGACCGCATCGGCGAGCGCGTGCTCATCATCGGCGTCGGCAACACGGCCATGGACTGCTGCCGCACGGCGCGGCGGCTGGGCGGCAAGGACATCTCGGTGATCGCGCGCCGGTCGCGCCAGTACTTCAAGGCGTCGCCGTGGGAGCTGGAGGACGCCGAGGAGGAAGGGGTGCACATCGTCGAGAACCACTCGCCGAAGCGCTTCGTCATCGACGGCGGGCGGCTGGTCGGCCTGGAGTTCGAGGCGCCCAACGGAACGGTCGTGCTGCCGTGCGACGACGTGATCCTCGCGATCGGCCAGGAGAACGCGTTCCCGTGGATCGAGCGCGACGCCGGCGTCGCGTTCGCCGACGGGATGCCGGTGGTCGACAAGGTGACGTTCCAGAGCACGCGTCCCGGGGTGTTCTTCGGCGGCGACGCGGCGTGGGGACCGCAGAACATCATCTGGGCCGTCGCGCACGGGCACCAGGCGGCGATCAGCATCCACAACCACTGCCGCGGCGTCTCCGTCGACGAGCGCCCGCCGGAGGGGATGACGCTCGTCAGCGCCAAGGTCGGGATGCACGCGTGGGCGTACAGCAACGACTACAACGCCGCGACGCGCCAGAAGATGACGCACGCGGACCTCGAGGAGCGGTTCAGCCGCCTGTCGATGGAGGTGGAGCTGGGCTTCACGCCCGAGCAGGCGGCGACCGAGGTGGAGCGGTGCCTCAACTGCGACATCGAGACGCACTTCACGTCGAGCACGTGCATCGAGTGCGACGCGTGCGTGGACGTGTGCCCGGTGAGCTGCCTGTCCATCGTGCCTAACGCGGAGGACCCCGCGACGCTGCTCGCGAGCCTCGTCGCCCCGCCGGTGAACCCGACGCAGCCGCTCTACGTGTCCGACGCGCTGCCGCAGACGGCGCGCGTGATGGTGAAGGACGAGGACGTGTGCGTGCACTGCGGCCTGTGCGCCGAGCGGTGCCCGACGGCGGCGTGGGACATGCGCACGTTCGAGCTACAGCTGCCGTACGCCGGCCGGCCGGCGACCGACCACCGCGCGCTGCCGATGTACGCGGCGCCGCGCACGCTGCAGGTGGCGCGATGA
- a CDS encoding Ig-like domain-containing protein, whose amino-acid sequence MSHSAASNDRERRAHRAAWGLLLAFGAACGGDGGARATGPSSSTSPALAAAAVSVVSGSGQTAAAGAALPAPLVVKVTTANGSAVPGATVVFQVTSGTGTVSPSSAVTDASGQASTQLTLGANAGAVQVTATVQGTTISTTLSASGSTVMPPTVTCAPAGAQSLAPGQATTVSGSSVCVAGAAGSEFVLEPFNTASDPGARAAVTVQASGVDPVTGVLASRAPVPGVSSDVVPDVVGAPAFRDAFEARLRLRRIAELTPMISAARGWYAARTSSTLRRSVIPGNVSVGTVVRLNANSDLPCSNPDYRGGVVVAVSGRAIVVADTLNPTGGFTTADYQSIATTFDTLVDAIDTRNFGQPTDIDGNGHVIMFFTSAVNALTPRNSDAYVGGFFDSRDLFPTRATRDLPACATSNVGEMFYLLVPDPTGMVNGNRFTKSFITRVTIATVAHEYQHLINSSRRLYVNTQSVGFEEPWLDEGLAHIAEELLFYARAGLGPGRDIDAPTLRSSTTITNAFGDDGIENFDRFGLYLQNTVRNSPYADNDSLETRGAAWSFLRYAADRVQPAAQETLWQKIVNSNAVGLTNLRQSLGTDPAALFRDWGVMLALDDVPGADARYQMQSWNLRSVFAMPNVDGSYPLRTTPVASGTPIALGLPGGTGAYLRFTVGAGKAGALSWNALPQDVLVTLVRLR is encoded by the coding sequence ATGTCGCACTCCGCAGCGTCGAACGATCGTGAGCGCCGCGCCCACCGCGCGGCGTGGGGGCTCCTCCTCGCGTTCGGCGCCGCGTGCGGCGGCGACGGCGGGGCCCGGGCGACGGGGCCGAGCAGCAGCACCAGCCCGGCGCTCGCCGCGGCGGCGGTGAGCGTGGTGAGCGGCAGCGGCCAGACCGCGGCGGCGGGTGCCGCGCTCCCCGCGCCGCTCGTCGTGAAGGTCACGACCGCCAACGGCAGCGCGGTCCCCGGCGCGACCGTCGTCTTCCAGGTCACCTCCGGCACCGGCACCGTGTCGCCGTCGAGCGCCGTCACCGACGCGAGCGGCCAGGCGAGCACCCAGCTCACGCTCGGCGCGAACGCCGGCGCGGTGCAGGTCACGGCCACGGTGCAGGGGACGACGATCAGCACGACGCTCTCAGCCAGCGGGTCGACCGTCATGCCGCCCACCGTCACGTGCGCTCCGGCGGGCGCGCAGTCGCTCGCGCCGGGCCAGGCGACGACCGTCTCGGGCAGCTCGGTGTGCGTGGCCGGCGCGGCAGGGTCGGAGTTCGTGCTCGAGCCGTTCAACACCGCGTCCGATCCGGGCGCGCGCGCGGCGGTCACCGTGCAGGCCAGCGGCGTCGATCCGGTGACGGGCGTGCTCGCGAGCCGCGCGCCGGTGCCGGGCGTCTCGTCGGACGTCGTGCCCGACGTGGTCGGCGCCCCCGCGTTCCGCGACGCGTTCGAGGCGCGACTCCGCCTGCGGCGCATCGCCGAGCTGACGCCGATGATCTCCGCCGCGCGCGGCTGGTACGCGGCGCGCACGAGCTCCACGCTCCGGCGCTCGGTGATCCCGGGGAACGTGAGCGTGGGCACCGTCGTGCGGCTGAACGCGAACAGCGACCTGCCGTGCTCCAACCCCGACTACCGCGGCGGCGTCGTGGTGGCGGTGAGCGGCAGGGCGATCGTCGTCGCCGACACGCTGAACCCCACGGGCGGCTTCACCACGGCCGACTACCAGTCGATCGCCACCACGTTCGACACGCTCGTCGACGCGATCGACACGCGCAACTTCGGCCAGCCGACCGACATCGACGGCAACGGGCACGTCATCATGTTCTTCACGAGCGCCGTGAACGCGCTCACGCCGCGCAACTCCGACGCGTACGTCGGCGGCTTCTTCGACTCGCGCGACCTGTTCCCGACGCGTGCCACGCGCGACCTGCCGGCGTGCGCGACGAGCAACGTCGGCGAGATGTTCTACCTGCTCGTCCCCGACCCGACGGGGATGGTGAACGGCAACCGCTTCACGAAATCGTTCATCACGCGCGTCACCATCGCCACCGTCGCGCACGAGTACCAGCACCTCATCAACTCGTCGCGGCGGCTCTACGTGAACACGCAGTCGGTCGGGTTCGAGGAGCCGTGGCTCGACGAGGGGCTGGCGCACATCGCGGAGGAGCTGCTGTTCTACGCGCGCGCGGGACTCGGCCCCGGCCGCGACATCGACGCGCCGACGCTGCGCTCGTCGACGACCATCACGAACGCGTTCGGCGACGACGGCATCGAGAACTTCGACCGGTTCGGGCTGTACCTGCAGAACACCGTGCGCAACTCGCCGTACGCCGACAACGACTCGCTCGAGACGCGCGGCGCGGCCTGGTCGTTCCTCCGCTACGCCGCCGACCGCGTGCAGCCGGCGGCGCAGGAGACGCTCTGGCAGAAGATCGTGAACTCGAACGCCGTCGGCCTCACGAACCTCCGGCAGTCGCTCGGCACCGATCCGGCCGCGCTGTTCCGCGACTGGGGCGTCATGCTCGCGCTCGACGACGTGCCGGGCGCGGACGCGCGCTACCAGATGCAGAGCTGGAACCTGCGCTCGGTGTTCGCCATGCCGAACGTGGACGGCTCGTACCCGCTGCGCACCACGCCCGTGGCCAGCGGCACGCCGATCGCGCTGGGCCTCCCCGGCGGCACGGGGGCGTACCTCCGCTTCACCGTGGGTGCCGGGAAGGCCGGCGCGCTGTCGTGGAACGCGCTGCCGCAGGACGTGCTCGTGACCCTGGTGCGACTTCGTTAG
- a CDS encoding NAD-dependent epimerase/dehydratase family protein — MSGTRIFVTGATGVVGRRVVPLLVAAGHAVTAVGRSPEKRSALERQGAAAVDVDLLDAAALRRALHGHDAVLNLATHMPRSTNRMLLPSAWRENDRVRRDGSAALVDAMLAAGVPRLVQESFAPIYEDGGDAWIDESWPVRPAPYNESVLDAERSEARFTERGGTGVVLRFALFYGPDSTFLHDAMPIARRGWLALPGDASAFVSSVSHDDAATAAVAALGVPAGIYNVTDDEPLTRGAWGTALAAALGAPPPRPLPRWLTRLGGSTLELLSRSQRMSNRKLRAAAGWAPRYTSVREGFAAVERRILRS, encoded by the coding sequence GTGAGCGGTACGCGCATCTTCGTGACCGGCGCGACGGGCGTGGTCGGGCGGCGCGTGGTGCCGCTGCTCGTCGCCGCCGGCCACGCGGTCACCGCGGTGGGACGCTCGCCGGAGAAGCGTTCGGCGCTCGAGCGCCAGGGCGCCGCCGCGGTGGACGTGGATCTGCTCGACGCGGCCGCGCTGCGGCGCGCGCTGCACGGGCACGACGCGGTGCTGAACCTCGCGACGCACATGCCGCGCTCGACGAACCGCATGCTGCTCCCCAGCGCGTGGCGCGAGAACGATCGCGTGCGGCGCGACGGCTCCGCGGCGCTCGTCGACGCGATGCTCGCGGCGGGCGTGCCGCGACTCGTGCAGGAGTCGTTCGCGCCGATCTACGAGGACGGTGGCGACGCGTGGATCGACGAGTCGTGGCCCGTGCGGCCCGCACCGTACAACGAATCGGTGCTCGACGCGGAGCGCTCGGAGGCGCGGTTCACCGAACGCGGCGGGACCGGCGTGGTGCTGCGCTTCGCGCTGTTCTACGGCCCCGACTCGACGTTCCTGCACGACGCGATGCCGATCGCGCGCCGGGGGTGGCTCGCGCTGCCCGGCGACGCGAGCGCATTCGTGTCGTCGGTGTCGCACGACGACGCGGCGACGGCGGCGGTCGCCGCGCTCGGCGTGCCCGCCGGGATCTACAACGTCACCGACGACGAGCCGCTGACGCGCGGCGCGTGGGGCACGGCGCTCGCCGCCGCGTTAGGCGCCCCGCCCCCGCGCCCGCTCCCGCGCTGGCTCACCCGACTCGGCGGGAGCACGCTCGAGCTGCTGTCGCGGTCGCAGCGGATGTCGAACCGCAAGCTGCGAGCGGCGGCCGGGTGGGCGCCGCGGTATACCAGCGTGCGTGAGGGATTCGCCGCCGTCGAGAGGCGCATACTGCGCAGTTGA
- a CDS encoding carboxymuconolactone decarboxylase family protein has translation MTRRIDHARVAPEAVRAMSGLESYVRRSGLEPELVELVKLRASYMNGCSYCVDMHTKDARLAGETEQRLYAVPVWRETPFFTPRERAALAWTESVTALAVTGVPDEAYDEVRAHFSEEEIVALTMAIVAINGWNRLAVSFRAEPGTYQPRERVAAHA, from the coding sequence ATGACGAGACGAATCGATCATGCGCGCGTGGCACCCGAGGCGGTGCGCGCGATGTCGGGGCTGGAGTCGTACGTGCGGCGGTCGGGGCTGGAGCCGGAGCTGGTGGAGCTGGTGAAGCTGCGCGCATCGTACATGAACGGCTGCTCGTACTGCGTCGACATGCACACGAAGGACGCGCGGCTCGCCGGCGAGACCGAGCAGCGGCTGTACGCGGTGCCGGTGTGGCGCGAGACGCCGTTCTTCACGCCGCGCGAGCGGGCCGCGCTGGCGTGGACGGAGTCGGTCACCGCGCTCGCCGTCACGGGCGTGCCCGACGAGGCGTACGACGAGGTGCGCGCGCACTTCTCCGAGGAGGAGATCGTCGCGCTCACGATGGCGATCGTCGCCATCAACGGATGGAACCGGCTCGCGGTGAGCTTCCGCGCGGAGCCGGGCACGTACCAGCCGCGCGAGCGCGTCGCGGCGCACGCGTGA
- the sigJ gene encoding RNA polymerase sigma factor SigJ, producing MEQLQHSTDDLEHYRPRLFGVAYRMLGDAAEAEDIVQEAYLRWQQADRTDVRAPEGWLVAVVTRLAIDRLRRLETERRAYAGPWLPEPIATERVADNEELASDLSLALLVLLERLGAEERAAFLLREVFEADYDEIARVLEASVPAVRQMVHRARERVRGGRSRFAAPPDARERLLGRFLAALEAEDRDALLAVFAPDATFTSDGGGRVPAARNVLRGPDRITRFLLGIQRKYRLPITHEVRSLNGEPAIASYAFGHLYCVTAIDMDGDRISAVYRVLNPEKLRYVE from the coding sequence ATGGAGCAGCTCCAGCACTCGACCGACGATCTCGAGCACTACCGCCCGCGCCTCTTCGGCGTCGCCTATCGCATGCTCGGCGACGCGGCCGAGGCCGAGGACATCGTGCAGGAAGCGTATCTGCGGTGGCAGCAGGCCGACCGCACCGACGTGCGCGCACCGGAAGGCTGGCTCGTCGCCGTCGTCACGCGGCTCGCCATCGACCGGCTGCGGCGGCTCGAGACCGAGCGGCGCGCGTACGCCGGTCCGTGGCTCCCCGAGCCGATCGCGACCGAGCGCGTCGCCGACAACGAGGAGCTCGCGTCGGACCTGTCGCTCGCGCTGCTCGTGCTGCTCGAGCGGCTCGGCGCGGAGGAGCGCGCGGCGTTCCTGCTCCGCGAGGTGTTCGAGGCCGACTACGACGAGATCGCGCGCGTGCTCGAGGCGAGCGTCCCCGCGGTGCGGCAGATGGTGCACCGCGCCCGTGAGCGGGTGCGCGGCGGCCGCTCGCGCTTCGCCGCGCCGCCCGACGCACGCGAGCGACTGTTAGGCCGCTTCCTCGCCGCGCTCGAGGCCGAGGACCGCGACGCGCTGCTCGCCGTGTTCGCGCCCGACGCGACGTTCACGAGCGACGGCGGCGGCCGCGTCCCCGCCGCGCGCAACGTCCTCCGCGGCCCCGACCGCATCACGCGCTTCCTGCTCGGCATCCAGCGGAAGTACCGCCTCCCGATCACGCACGAGGTGCGCTCGCTCAACGGCGAGCCCGCCATCGCGAGCTACGCGTTCGGCCACCTCTACTGCGTCACCGCCATCGACATGGACGGTGATCGGATCTCGGCCGTCTACCGCGTATTGAATCCGGAGAAGCTGCGGTACGTGGAGTGA